The proteins below come from a single uncultured Dethiosulfovibrio sp. genomic window:
- a CDS encoding thiamine pyrophosphate-binding protein, with protein sequence MKASDWIASYLADRGIDRVFEMIGGMTTHLLDSIYREGRSSIVTVHHEQAGAMASCGWAQVKGLPGVALATSGPGAVNLLTGVGTCYFDSVPAIFITGQVNRNELSTGRPMRQLGFQETDVVSMAKAITKGAVQVTDPEDIPRIMDWAFKTSMEGRPGPVLIDIPMDVQRGDIPVETVFIPDDDAPHEVDVEGIEDFVLSLSEALIRSSRPLVLVGNGVVRSGCSDDLAVVLDDLGVPVVYSLMGKGAVKGDLVLGMIGTYGNRWANYALSRCDLLIVLGSRLDVRQTGADVDRFSEGKAIFQVDVDPGEIDGRVQTTCSLASDLRSVMPYLLKRQLVASPSSDWLEELPRLRIAWDDREELGYVSGINPNRFMRELGENSPAASCFVTDIGAHQMWAAQSLETYGRRFMSSGGMGAMGYALPAGMGASLALDRSPVVVIAGDGGFQCNLQELQTVVRNGIPLKIVVMDNRSLGMVRQFQEAYFEGRYPGTVWGYDSPDFTAIAEAYGIRSRSISSDTDVEEAIRWLWDDPGPSLLVVSISPEVGIVPKMAFGRGLDEMDPIRPLPTGGAVL encoded by the coding sequence ATGAAAGCTAGCGACTGGATAGCTTCTTACCTGGCGGATAGAGGTATAGACCGGGTATTTGAGATGATAGGGGGCATGACCACCCATCTGTTGGACTCCATATACCGTGAGGGCCGTAGCTCCATCGTCACCGTCCATCACGAACAGGCCGGAGCTATGGCCTCATGTGGCTGGGCCCAGGTAAAGGGCCTCCCAGGCGTGGCCCTGGCCACCAGTGGGCCAGGGGCGGTGAACCTCCTTACCGGGGTCGGAACCTGTTATTTCGACTCTGTTCCCGCCATATTCATAACGGGCCAGGTAAACCGAAACGAGCTGAGCACCGGCAGGCCCATGAGACAGCTAGGCTTTCAGGAGACCGACGTGGTTTCCATGGCTAAGGCCATAACCAAAGGGGCGGTCCAGGTGACCGACCCGGAGGACATCCCAAGGATAATGGACTGGGCCTTTAAAACCTCCATGGAGGGCCGTCCCGGACCGGTGCTTATAGATATACCTATGGACGTCCAAAGGGGAGATATCCCGGTGGAGACCGTCTTTATCCCTGATGACGACGCTCCCCATGAGGTGGATGTGGAGGGGATAGAGGACTTCGTCCTGTCCCTCTCCGAGGCCCTAATTAGGTCCAGTCGTCCCCTGGTGCTGGTGGGAAACGGGGTCGTTCGCTCTGGCTGTTCCGACGACCTGGCGGTGGTTTTGGACGATCTTGGGGTTCCGGTGGTCTACTCCCTCATGGGGAAGGGCGCGGTAAAGGGGGATTTGGTCCTGGGCATGATAGGGACCTACGGCAACCGCTGGGCCAACTACGCCCTGAGCCGATGCGATTTGCTCATAGTCCTGGGAAGCAGGTTGGACGTCCGTCAGACCGGGGCCGACGTGGACCGTTTCAGCGAGGGCAAGGCCATATTTCAGGTGGACGTGGATCCAGGTGAGATAGACGGCAGGGTCCAGACCACCTGTAGCCTGGCCTCGGACCTGAGATCTGTGATGCCCTATCTGTTAAAGAGACAGCTTGTGGCCTCTCCCTCCTCGGACTGGCTGGAGGAGTTACCCCGGCTGAGGATCGCCTGGGACGACAGGGAGGAGCTTGGCTACGTCTCTGGCATAAATCCCAATCGATTCATGAGGGAGCTGGGGGAGAACAGCCCTGCCGCCTCCTGTTTTGTGACCGACATAGGGGCTCACCAGATGTGGGCCGCCCAGTCCCTGGAGACCTACGGCCGTCGGTTTATGAGCTCCGGAGGTATGGGAGCCATGGGCTACGCCCTGCCAGCTGGGATGGGTGCCTCCCTTGCTTTGGACCGATCCCCTGTGGTGGTAATAGCGGGGGACGGCGGCTTTCAGTGCAACCTACAGGAGCTTCAGACGGTGGTCAGAAACGGCATACCGCTGAAGATTGTGGTCATGGACAACCGATCCCTGGGTATGGTCCGTCAGTTTCAGGAGGCCTACTTCGAGGGGCGGTATCCCGGAACCGTATGGGGATACGACTCTCCCGATTTCACCGCCATAGCGGAGGCCTATGGGATTAGATCCAGGTCCATCTCCAGCGATACCGACGTGGAGGAGGCCATCCGCTGGCTGTGGGACGACCCAGGCCCCTCCCTTTTGGTGGTGTCCATCTCCCCGGAGGTGGGGATAGTCCCTAAGATGGCCTTTGGAAGGGGTT